The Periplaneta americana isolate PAMFEO1 chromosome 16, P.americana_PAMFEO1_priV1, whole genome shotgun sequence genome segment CCACGGTATATGGCATCATGTATAATGGCAATACTTGAAAACATGAATTTAGTCAGCGGCTGCCGCCCCAACACCCCCACTGCCTCACATTTCTttctcttatcttataccattTCACTGCTCTCCCTCCTTCACATATTTTCATGATTAAATTGGAATACCTATTTAACTATAAATATTCCAGGATTCAACCATAGGACCTTTCATTTAGTGAACCACTATCATAGCCATTATGCTACGAATTCGTTGATGAACAAACTCTTAAGAATTATAGCATAATTACGAAAAATTAATATCAAATGCTTCCGaagttattaaacatatgactATTATTATACCACAAAACTGAATTCATTAGTTTGCCATTAAATGTATTACAGTAAATAAGGCAAATTGATCACGAATCAATTAACCCTTAAGCACTGGCTTTGagtgttttttctttcctctgttttctttgCTGGAAGGTAATATGAAGAGTGCCGGTGGTgtgtaatttcttctattgttgAAATTTTGAAACTGTTTGGCTGCAGTCATTGCTGAGTTTATCATTTAGCGCCAACAGCTGTTTATATGTGATTTGACCTGACGCGAGTGTGTGCATTCTTCTAAAAGACAGGAAGATTTTGTGAATAACTGAggagatttctttatttatgcgtAAGTATTATTTGATGTAagctttatattatattcttcacatttTCCGCGTTCATTTCAGCTGTATATGCagctcattttattattatttccaaagaATGTCAAAGAAAGTAGTAACAGACGAAGAAATTGCAGAGAAGTCGAAGTCGAGGGAATTACTAGTAACAGACGAAGAAATTGCAAGGGAGTTGAATACGATTCTCAGTAATGCactaatgataatgacgatggtGAATCTGTGGGGGAACTTTCTGAGCTTGACGATATCATAGATGAAGACACAGGTTCGTCCAAAAAAACAGAAATTGTGACGTTTTATAACTGTACCAAGGGTGAAGTTGATTCATATGTAGCAACTATAGTGTTGGACGTAGAACAAGAAGGTGGCCACTGGCAGTGTTCTTCCATTTCATATATGTTTCAGCACTCAACTCATATGTTGTTTATTATAAGATGAATACCAGAGAGAAGATACAAAGAAGAATATTTCGGAAGAACCTGGCTAAAGAACTTCTTATGGAAAACGTTGTCAGGAGAATGAGTAATCCTCATGTATCACGCAGACTCAGAGCAAGAATAGAAATATTCCTAATGGAGAGAGGCGTTGAAGTGCCACCGAAAGAACAACAAAATCAAGAAACAAGAAATGGTCCAGCATCTCAGAAAGGGAAGAGATATCATATCTGCCCTAGCACAAATAATATGCATTCAACACGATGTGCTGCTTGTTTGGGACACGTATGCAAAATTCATTGCAAAGTTGTTTGCACAATATGTGGAGAATAAGCCAAGAAATGAAGCACTGTTTTGTTTTACAATGTCTGATTGAAGACTGAAGTGAGCAGTGCTTATTGGTTTGTAGTGACATCTTAGGAATCGATGAACCCCTTTGAAGGGCATTCACTGCAGTAGCCTTTAGGTACAATGATTTTTTATTACAAACccagtcaacatttttcaagaatgtttccAATCTAGGATAATAGTAGGAGTTTGTGTATTCCTCCAGAAGAGGACTGTAATAGTCTTTAGGTACCATTATTATGAacctaaattaaaatttttcaatcacACCTCGTAAAGAAACAGTATGGTTATAAGATTTCAATGTCAggttttcacttttctttagttgaaattgcattgtatttgattatgttcaatataaataatatacagttcagaataaaaatatttacttcagtttaaacattttattttccccATAATTTTGCCATGAATCCACGTCCACATCTTAGTTTGTGTCAATGGGTCAAATTGACCCGACGCGAGTGTTTATGTAACTTTCTACCAGGCGAGTACTTAAGGGTTAACTTTATATTGCACAGGGAACCCAAATGATATGACTGCTTTACTACACTTATCCTCCATCAATTGTGTTACTATACGTATATGAAATCGAATCACTACTCTACTTCATTTAGTATTCTATTAATCTTATTTAGGTATGTTTGACTGTCACATTTTTATTAAGATATTTCGTCGAACTTGTAATGTAATGTGCGGACATACGTgacttcatataggcctactacatcacCCACCTTATTTTTCGGGAAAACAGCGACTCTTCCTTGGATTGTACCACTACCATCTAAGATGGAGGTAATTGTACCCTATCTAATACTTAGCCCTACTTGATTCTCAAATTTGTCATTGAACAAACCATATGCTCTTGTATTTGCGATTATCTTCCATAAAGCTAATCGCACTTGCAGACATTTTCAGTTTAAGAGGTCcaacatcatcaaagaaaagaattttcagtttattctcgGCCATCTAAAACAATCAGCTGCTCGTTACAAGCTTGTATTGAACAAAATACGCACAGGATACCCACCGGCGTTGCTAGCTTTCAATTGCCGCATGCGCTGTCATCTTTACTCGAAAAAAGTAGGCACATCGTTCACTCTTAcattcgttatttgaattcttaaAGAGGAATGCAAAGTTGATGTGTGTAGATGCACTTTTACAGTATTTGCATTGTGTAGTATACTGGTCTGTGGTATTTGCCACATAAAGCCGGAGAAATGAAAACTGAATTTGTGTGAGACACATTAACCGCCAACATATGTTGTACTAACAATTCAACGATAATGCAAAACAATAATCAGTATagcacaaaagtttgaaatgtgaataagggtcgaattcatagtcgtcacttataaaatgaggaaacacttaagtaatgagcatttccttagcacttaattcagatcgtattgcagagatgctactcattcatatgccctgagcattcccttgacatcgaaagaaatatggcaacatggctagacgtgagcgctttcctacattcaattgttttccagcgccttcaaattgttaaatcggcactgtcatacacaaatacagaagtaaatattatagagcaaaAAATTATAccagatgtccagaaagcattttaaaaaaaagaaagaagtgagcatgataactagttatgaaatatagagatatcgacgaaagtaaaaaaaaaaaaattgataattgttctctccaaaagaagaaactgacatggaacaaaattgcagttgagtgtaatgcaaactccggaaatattcctgtaagtaaatcattttcatttatttttcagttatttttatgctaaacaaagtggaaatgatataattacgcaaattttaacagcttattctttgggtagaatacaaacaaaattgcaaataacactttgttgggacgtgaaaaCTTTTCCAAAAAAATTGCCACTTAAAtttacctgaaatgctgctgtatcataaaatctcaaagcaaccagtacctTCAGCAGTgacgaaatcggtaagcctcgtggttgtattgtgaatttaaatgagagacaccagaatatccacaacagtgttcttgtcgaaatggcatctcctcttaaattgttgatcattatacatctctaaagggatttccatatctctgatatatcttttgcttgccgaaactcattttcattttaattacagaactcaataaattaaattacatcgtaatcatcatctattgtataccgcatcagctgattacaatgcatatgagggaacacttgagtaaactgacaagctaccttatttcaagaagtgttcacttcagttggatttatgaattggaaattattataagcaactgcttaagtgtttcctttcgataagtgttgactatgaattcggccctaagtcttcctgttgttcaattttTACATACAAGTGTAAATTGAGGAGACATAAGTTATATGCGTTGCTTACGTAAGCAACGGTTATATGCCATAATGAGCAGATGGGTTCCAGTGAAAGTACGAAAAATGTGTGAAtgcttttttaattaaaatgtacaaGCTTGTTTCACTCGAACTCCATTTGTCAAGATCAGATCATATAACATACACTCATATAGAATgcaataaatatttaacaatataCTTACCTGTATGAAATATAACGTAGTTATTACCCTTCTGCAGATATCAGCCTGCATAGTTGCAACTTTATTTTTATCGCCTGTACAGGATGAGGTGATCAAGGGAGTCGTGACAGCAGATGTGTTGGAGATAGACAGACACTTCTAATTCATTCTTCCACACAACTGACAATTTTCCCACAATCTAAATACAGTAAACAAACGAGTTAGAAGACAGATTATAAAGTGCCCACGTTGTCTTGTAGAGCGAGCGCTCTTAGCGTTGCGGGAGACATGGAAGATGGGTTTCGTTGTGTAAATTCGTCTGCATACAACTTGTGCATATGGAATGGGCGCTacggatataaaaaaaaatgtatcttatGTGTGCTCCTTATAActgcaatagcagaagaaaaaggGCAAATGATATACAATATTTCCgggaaattttataaagttacggCCATAGTTGTTAATAAACAGCACTTTTTTTCGTGCGTATTTGTGTAACAATGCCGGGTATACTATACTGTCTTTTCTTtctgataaaagaaaaaaaaaagtaactggaGAAGTAGTGGTTAATAAATAAGCAACAAAAAAACTATCCTTAAGCAATCTGTAATAATCTTATATTCAACTTTATCAAAACAGAGAGAATTATGATCAGATACAGTATATCAGTTCATTGGTCCAATATTAACGAATAAAATAAATCTCCTACAAAATTTCCTACTGATTTCAACATTTATGGGGAAATAACACAATTTAATAATTCAAAAAAATTAACGCAAGAGAGGAAACGCTACAGTAACGGGAAGCAGATGAATCATTCTCTATGAAAATTTGACTTTACCACACGTTcattaaatatatctgtaaacAGAGGACTGCATTCGCAGAGTATATTCACATGAAAGTGCAGTCGTATATTTTGAGTTCatatgaaataattgaaaatctgAGATGTTTGTTCCATATAGCAGAATATATGGCTGACCACTACCCAAATTTGTATTTCGCCAAGATATGTTTAATATTATAGATTAGGAAGCCATAATGTTGAcgatatgataaaataaatgatcaaaatATGTGCCCTTGCTCTTCATGTTAATGTCGATTATCCCCCttatacttattttctttcaGGGAATTACCTTTATGTGAATTACGTGTTTTGTCATACAGACAGTGATATGAATGGAGAACGATTAATGATTCGTCAAAcgacaccattttattttgttcttcgAGAATTCTCCGACACTGGTACTGCTCTTGCTTCATCGCTAATGTCAACGCAAAGAAAACACCTTGAGTTTGCTGGCTTCTATGTTAATATTGTGGTTCAGGTTTAAAACGTTTACGAAAGTCATTGCGAACGCTTACATTAAATAACCTGACGGttacttttcattgtgaatgtctaTTTTGAGGTTAGAGTTTTCCGGGCTAATAGGCAGTTATCTACTGGCGATTTTacgaccagacgtttcgtctacaacTGCGGAAGACATCACCAATGGCGTGCCATTCTGGGCCATAGTGTTTCTCCAGCGTGCCAGGGACAACTAGTGCTATGATTGGAAGCGTGTCCTGATTTATAGGGGGAACTGGGTGTGGCCCGCTGTTGACAGTGCTGTACGGGCCGTGGTCCGAAACCAAAACATTGAAACCGCTCGAGAGGACCGCAGTGTCAACAACAAAACCTCCAGCGAACACCGCATTATCAACAGCGAGACACACCAAGTTCCCCATATAAATCAGAACACGCATTGAATCGTACCAGCAGTTGTCCCTGGCACGCTAAAGAAAACACTATGCCCCAGACTCCTCGCCACTGATGATGCCTGCCGCAATTGTAGACCACGTTCTATTAGCCCAGAAACTCTAACCTCATTGACACTGGCCGTGAAAGCTTACATTCGATTGTTACTTTTGTTGATTATGGCTGGATTAGCTGTGTTTTTCCATGGTAACTTGATTGTTAATAAATCTGAATTTAGACTGCCATTAAGTCGTGATGTTATAACCTTCCCagcttgatatatttatttagcgTAAATTTATGATATCATAGAAAAAAACTTTGTATTATACActttcgtaaagttatctttttagCCCTCCTGTGTTTGTGGCACGAGGCAAAGCCgaatttcacaaactttacactcgtgtcaaaaaaaaaaaaaaaagagaacttttacGAACTTGTCTCCTGAATAATAATTCTCAAAGTTAGCCAATAGCTTTAATGGAACAACGgaaggaaaaataagaaaatgtgttCATGCAAGCCGACAGCCATTTGAAGAAATTAGTAGAATAAAATTGGCAATGATTAGTACCAATAGCAGAAAAGGTTCTTTTGTTAAACCATCATAATATTCCAATCTGGGGTAATCGCAATAACTTCATAATCATAATGGATTCAAGAGCGGTATCTGAAAGGAAGACAATTACCGCGCCCCGAAAAAATGGAACCCTATCAGCAAAACCCCtcaaaatgatttaattgaaAATTGTAGAGATTTAATGCTTCAATAAATTGTAGATCGTTTAAAAAGTGGTTAGTAATTTACAATACTTGCCAAAGAGAACATTTATGAAAACAGACCTGCCTACATGTGACCAATTATGATTGTGCGATAGTTACTTACATATGCCAGGTAACGGAGCAAAAGAAGATATTGCAGGATATGTAAACATCAGTGACTTGACAGCAGATGAACTAACAAACACGACACTAAGCATTGTTAGTAATATTGGGTTATCAGTTCACAACATACGAGTGTAAGCTTATAGAGCCGTCAGTATGACAGAGATTTATCCAACTCTTTCTAAATTTACTGAGTTACTAACACAATCTGACgaatcataaatattttctttatttttctccttgTACATCACATAGCTTCTCTCTTAGTATGCTCCTAATTAGCAAAGGAACTCTTCTTGGTTGCCTACAACTGGTAGGCTGTGGCACTTTCTTTCACACTGAATTGTACTTTATCTTTAAAGTTGCCTAATCCtaaaaatatgacaataaaatGTTACTCTTcaccagaaagtgatttttcatcTTGAAAACACAATCCATCTACTTATTAAGTCTCCTGGAATTCAGTTCATGAAAGAATCCACAATTATAACTGTCTTTTGGATCTTACAAATACAAATTCTTACCAATTTCACATACTCATTACTACaaattttaagcttacaaaaAAACTGAACTGCGCTAGATACGTCCACAAATGCGTAAGATATTACTAGTTTTCTTCAAATTATTGTCTTGAACATAGACCTACTGATTGTAACTGTTCTCAAAGAAATATATTCACTTCCGTTCTCCTGTCTATCTTAATATTGATATCTCTGTTTTCCACATTTATAGCCTTTTACCAGACTTCTCTACACTATTTATACAGTACATCAGATACTTGGTGTTTCGAAGGACATTGCTGTTTCCATTAATTCTCCAGTATTACATCCTACTTCCATTATCTTTGTGGCACTTCAAATCACACACCCGCGCGCAAAATCATTCACTTACACCTTCCAATAGCAGACTGACAACTTCCTCTCCACCTCTGTTGCATACATCACtcattagtaacatattacactgatcagacttgAGACGTATACAAACAAATACTGTTCcaatgacacatatcatcaagtcaGCTTTATTGTGACTAATACTGTTCCCTTCAACTACCACTTTTTTCAGAActgttctatttatttccttctcttaAAGTTGCGATAATTTCTGTTCGACagaaatgattatttttcataagtGAACACACGAAGATCTCGCGAACTGAAAGTCTGGGGTCTCAATCGGCTTCCAATCTTCGATTAAGACTAGAGAAATCACAAGCAAAATGATCGATAAGCATGACTGTGCCAGTCTTAAGAGTGCATATCTTTGGTGCAGGCTGCAAACCACATTATAGCTACACGCCTATCTGGCTCTATATCTCATTCAGTTGTCACGAAAAACAGAAACGGTCACCACAAATATCGCAGTCACATCGATTCTCACTTGTTTCTCGTTACATGATGCTACAGGTCTTTCGAGAACGAGAAAAACGTCCCAAAAGCATCGCAACTGAACCTCTTACTTGTGTCTAAGGGTGCATACACTTTTACACTACCTGACTCCGAAAATTGCTTTCCCTTAAATCACAACTGAATACCTTCTGTCCGTGTGTGTACGATTCTATGGTTTTTTGCATTAATGGGTCTCGAGaacttctttccacatatatcacaagcGAATGCCTTCTCCCCCGTGTGTAAGTTTCTATGGTCTTTTACAGAACCGGACTGTGAAAACttttttccacatatatcacaactgaatggcttctcccctgtgtgtacgaGTGTATGCCGTTTTAGAGAACCAGACCGCGAAAACTtaattccacatatatcacaatcgAATGGCTTCACCCCTGTGTGTACGCGTGTATGCTCTTTTAAATAACCAGCatgcgaaaatttctttccacatatatcgcaACCGAATGCCTTCTGCCCAGTGTGTAGGAGTGAATGTCTTTTCAGATTGCTAGGGAGCGAAaacttctttccacatatatcacaactgaatgacTTCTCCTCTGTGTGTACGAATGTATGCTTTTTTAAATTAGAGGTAAAGTAAAATTTCTTTCCACTTTTATCACAACTGAAAGCCTTCTCGCCTGAATGTACTCGGGCATGATCTTTCAGGGTATAAGAGTTCAAAAACATCTTTCCACATACATCACAACAGAATGATTTGTTGCCTGTGTGAGGAATACTTTCCGAAAATTTCTTTCTGCAGATATCACAACTGCATGTCTGGTCTCCTGTGTGCACGCAAGggtgtattttaacaatatccaCCTGCAAACAGTCCTTTCCACAAACATCGGCTATCAACGGTCTCTTGTCCTTGTGTAGAACAGTATGTAGTTTGAGTTCCATCGAACCTAAAAAAtactttccacaaacatcacatttgaaggtCTTCTCACATGTTTCCAGGCATTCATCTTCAGTAATACTGTGGCAGCAAGGTGGAACTCCAGTGCTGTGGAGATAATGTGCGCTTAAGTCCAAGAGGATGACTAAACAAGGATATATCACCAAAAGCAAAACTACAACCAACACAAATATGTTATACTTAGTAAATGCACTGATTGGCAAAAATATCACGCACCAATAAGGAGCTGCCATTTTCCTGCAAACCTCGGCATACAGTTACATCTCAAGGAGATGGTCACAATGTTTAGCGTAGTAACGTAATTAGTTGAAGGGTCTTGCCACCAGAGGCCGTGATCCTGCTGTCATCCGTGGCCTCTAAAAGGACTTGCACAGGCTACTTGAACTTAGAGGACTGTTATTTCCTGTTGTGTAAAACTCGTCGAAGATTTGACATGCCTCTATGACGTAATCGGAGAGAC includes the following:
- the LOC138691711 gene encoding zinc finger protein 235-like isoform X6 → MAAPYWCVIFLPISAFTKYNIFVLVVVLLLVIYPCLVILLDLSAHYLHSTGVPPCCHSITEDECLETCEKTFKCDVCGKYFLGSMELKLHTVLHKDKRPLIADVCGKDCLQVDIVKIHPCVHTGDQTCSCDICRKKFSESIPHTGNKSFCCDVCGKMFLNSYTLKDHARVHSGEKAFSCDKSGKKFYFTSNLKKHTFVHTEEKSFSCDICGKKFSLPSNLKRHSLLHTGQKAFGCDICGKKFSHAGYLKEHTRVHTGVKPFDCDICGIKFSRSGSLKRHTLVHTGEKPFSCDICGKKFSQSGSVKDHRNLHTGEKAFACDICGKKFSRPINAKNHRIVHTRTEGIQL
- the LOC138691711 gene encoding zinc finger protein 235-like isoform X5; translated protein: MDHSYEVKSKMTFYKTDVPIDISFAKREIEEETILDLDMTEIKTECMDQSSDLKSEMTFEESPEPIDFPVIKSEPVDEACEIHKEQDEVELQVTAEENEVFTEGTGVPPCCHSITEDECLETCEKTFKCDVCGKYFLGSMELKLHTVLHKDKRPLIADVCGKDCLQVDIVKIHPCVHTGDQTCSCDICRKKFSESIPHTGNKSFCCDVCGKMFLNSYTLKDHARVHSGEKAFSCDKSGKKFYFTSNLKKHTFVHTEEKSFSCDICGKKFSLPSNLKRHSLLHTGQKAFGCDICGKKFSHAGYLKEHTRVHTGVKPFDCDICGIKFSRSGSLKRHTLVHTGEKPFSCDICGKKFSQSGSVKDHRNLHTGEKAFACDICGKKFSRPINAKNHRIVHTRTEGIQL